The DNA segment CGTACACGAAGGCGTTTGAACCGGTGGACGTAGAGGGGGAACCCTCGCTCCTGCGCTATATGTGGCCTTGTCGCACGACAATCTCAAACAACCTTCTCTTCGGGCGGCAGACGAAGGTTCAGGGAGGCCTCAAATGGACGGAGTTCGGGCGCTTGACGCGAAGCAAGTTTCGAACTCCGTTGTCGATTACGTTCGCTGAAGTATCGACCCATAACCACTTCGTCCTAGACCGTGGTGGAAAGCTCTTCAAGCAGACCGCTCCTGTTATCAAGTTGCCCGAAGGGGCGACGGAGGATGAGCATCTGGAGCTGCTAGGAGTTCTCAACTCATCGACGGCCTGCTTCTGGCTGAAGCAGGTCTGTCACGATAAGGGGAACAGGGGCGAAGGTGGAGGAATTACAAGTGCTGGATGGGAGCGTTTTTACCAGTACAACGGGACTAGGGTCGGCGACTTCCCGTTGCTGGAGCGGCTACCAATCGCGCTGGCACGCATCCTAGACTCCCTTGCGCAGGAGCTAAGCGAGGTCGAGCCTGCGGCTCTTGGAAAAGGATCCGTTCCTGTTCGTGCAGCCCTTGACGGCATGCGGGCTGAGTACACCCACCTCCGTCAGCACATGATCGCTCTGCAAGAGGAGCTGGATTGGCAGGTGTATGGGCTGTACGGTCTGCTGTCCGATGCGGACGTAGCGCGAACCACTGTACCGTCGCCCGATCCTGACACTGTTCCCGAAGTGCGGCTCGGGGAGCGGGCGTTCGAGATTGTGCTTGCCCGTAAGCGGGCGGCTGGCGAGGTCGACACCGCGTGGTTCGAGCGACATGGGTCGACGCCTGTTGTCGAGATCCCAGGGCACTGGCCCGACTGGTACCGGGCCATCGTCGAGGCCCGGATCAACATCATCGAGGGTCGCAAGGACATCGCGCTCATCGAGCGGCCCGACTGCAAGCGACGTTGGTCCGTCGAGCCCTGGGAGAAGAAGGAGAAGGCCGCCCTCCGCACGTGGTTGCTGGCCCGGTGCGAGGACCCCGCGCTCTGGTTCAGCCTGCGCGAGGGTGTGAAGCAGCCGCGGACGCTCACCGTCAACCAGCTTGCCGATGTCCTGAGTTCCGACGCTGACTTCGCTTCCGTCGCCGCTCTATTCGCCTCCGATCACCTCAACAAGCCGGATCTTCCGCTCGGGCAGGTGCTGGCCGATGTCATCGCCGACGAGCACGTGCCGTACCTCGCTGCCATGCGTTACAAGGACCCTGGCCTCCGCAAGCGCGAGCAGTGGGAAGAGGTCTGGAAGCAACAGCGCGAGGAGGACCGGACCGGGCGGCGGCTCGATATCCCCGTACCACCGAAGTACTCGTCCGCCGACTTCCTCAGGCACTCGTACTGGTCCAACCGCGGCAAACTCGACGTACCCAAAGAGCGATTCATCTCCTATTTGGAGGTCGGGCCCGAGGCCGACCCGACCACACTGCTCGGGTGGGCCGGGTGGGACCACAAGGATCAAGCCCAGGCGCTCATCAACCTCATCGAGGACCGTACGGAGCAGAGCGGTTGGGACACCGAGCGGCTCACCCCGTTGATCGCCGGATTGCATGAGGCCATGCCCTGGGTGCGGCAGTGGCACGGGGAGTACGACCCCGAGTGGGAGTCCGTGCCGGCGGAGGACTGCGATGCCTTCCTGGAGGAGCAGATGGGTAAGCATCGGCTCAGCGCGGCGGATCTCAAGGCCTGGCGGCCGGTGAAGCGGGCGCGGGGGCGTAAGGCTGCCGCGTCGAAGAAGGCCAGCGCCCCGGAGCAGCCCGCCCTCGACGGCGAGTAGGCGGAACGTGGTGACGGTGGGGGCTGGCGGAGTTCAGAACTCGGCCAGCCCACGGGCGTTGGGCGGGTGTCAGACTCGGTCCTCTGCCGCATACGCGATGAAGGTCGACCACGTGGTGCGGGAGAGGGCCAGCTGGCCGCCCTCCTTGTCCTTGGAGTCCCGGACGCGGACAGCTTCAGTGCAGTGAGCGACCTCGACACAGTTGTCGCCCTGTGTCCCGCTGTAGCTGCTCTTGAACCAAGTCAGCTCGGTGGTGCTCATAGCGCTCCTCGCATCTGCTTCAACAGCCCCACGGTTGCCTCGTGGCTGAGGGCCTGCGAGCGCATCTTCCCATAGCGCTGAAGGAGGGCGCTGGTGTCTTTCGAGCCGGTGATCAGGGCACTTCCCTGCTGCCCCTCGAAGTAGCCGAACCACTGGTTCTCCGGAGACTCCGCCAGGTACATGGGGCCGTCAAGTCCGGCGTGATCGTCTTGGCGCATGGGCATGATCTGGAGCTGCACATTGCGGAGTTCGGCCCGCTGCAGCAGGTGGTCGATGAGGATGGCGGTGACCTCGTCTCCACCCGTCCGGCGTTCGAGTAGCGCCTGCTCGATGATGAAGCTGAAGGCCACATTCTGCTTCTCCGACAGAACGCGCTGTCGTTCGAGCCGTGCCTCGACCTGCCGTTCGAGTTGCTCATCAGTCAGCGGAGGCAAGCTACTCAGGAAGACCGCCCGAGCGTACGCCTCCGGCTGCAACAACCCAGGAATAGCCCGGCACTCATACGCGTAAAGCGAGATCGCCTCCTCCTCGATCCCCGCCCACTGCACAAACCACGAAGCCAGCCCCTGCCTCCGCGTCAGATGCCGTGCCGCCGCCTTGAGAACCCTCGGTGCCTGTAGAACAACCCCGGCCCGCTCGATGAACCTCACCGACGGGAACCGCTTCCCCTGCTCCAGCTTGGCCACCGCATGCACCGAGTACCGCACCTGCGGAGCGAACTCCTCCTGCGTCAGGCCCGCTTCCTCCCGCAACGCCTTCAGGACCGCACCGAAGCTCTTGAGGCCGTCCGACACTTCCGGTTCACTGCTCGCGACGCCGTCCAACACGCCCGGCCCACCTCCCACGTACCCCACCGGGACATCAACCCACCCATGGTTACGGGGCGTCACCCACCCTGTCCACTCAGTGAACCCACCCAGCCTCGGCTGTACCAGCGCCGTGCCTGTTGAAGTGCTCTCCCTCCCATGACGCTGGCCGCATGACCGCACCTCAGACTCAACCGGCCGTCACCGTACGTGTGTTCTTCCAGCGGCTTAGTGCGACCCGTCGCGGCGCCCGTCTCGCCCGTCACCTCGCCACGCACCAACTCGACGCCTGGGGCATCCCGTTCGGCTCGGACCTCTCCGACACTGCCGCCCTCGTCGTCGCCGAGCTGGCCTCCAACGCCGTACTCCACGCCCGCGTACCCGGCCGCGACTTCGCCCTCCGTCTTGAACACCGTACGGACGCACTCCGCCTCGAGGTCGCCGACGCCCGAGGCGACCGCCCCCTCACCGCACAGCCGCACGCGACCGGCGCCACGGGCGCGACCACCGATCAAGACCACGGCCGGGGCCTCGTCATCGTCGACGCCCTCTCCTCCCGTTGGGGCGTCGCCGACCGTCGAGGGCCCGGCAAGGTCGTCTGGGTCGAGATCGACCTCCTCGACAGCGCCCCGAGCATCCGTCACGGCATCGGAACCGCAGGCGGGCTCGGCCGCTGCCAGTAGTGCAGCACCGGAGGATGCGCGACCTCCTCCCCGAGACCGGAGGTCAGCAGGTGATGCCGGGCAACCGCGTCGTCGACGATCTGCCGCCACCACTCCGGCCTGTCCGGGCCCGCGTCGGCCGAGAGCAACTCATCGTGCAGCGCGTACAGCTCACACGTGTTGTGCCACTGCGACTCGCGTACGCCGGCGTTGCTCTCGCTGAAGCGGGACAACTCGGCGCCCTCGCACACCGCGCACCCGCATGTCCACGGTTCGACGCGTGCGAACCAGTTCTGCAGCACCTCCACCCGGTGGTACTTCAGCAGGTCACGGACGAGCACCACCGGATACGGCCGCCAGCCGCGGCCCTTGCGGCGCGGGTCCATGCCGTGACGGAGCATGGCGGTGACCCCCACTGCCGTGCCCAGGGCGCCGTGCGCGAGGGCGTCGAACGCGGCCAGGTCCGTCCGCCACAGCAGCAGACGCGGGCACGACCGGTACAGCACACGCAGGCCCTCGGCCACGCCCACCCGCTCCAGCGGGTCCTTGTAGTGCTGCATGATCAACGCCACGGGATGCCGACTGTCCCGTACCGCCGCCACCAGGTGCAGCAGCGACTCGTCCCGCAGCCAGCGGTAGCTGCACGGCAGCAGAACCACCGTGTCCGTCCGCTCCAGCCGGTTGGCCTGGGTGATCACGGCACGCAGCACGCGCGCGTCGCCGTCCTCGTCCGGCGGCGGTATGAAGCAGGTCGGGGTCACCGCGAACGCCGCCTTGTTGGCCAGCTGGCCGTTCAGGACCTCCTCCAGGCCGGAGTGGTCCAGCCCGTGCCAGCCGTCGGACGCCTGCTGGCCGAAGGGGCGGTCGGCGGTCGCGACCCGGTGTTCGTGGCCGCCGTAGTCGACGGCCACGACGGTGTCCGGGTAGCTGTTGCGTATGTTCCGGCACCGCACGGCGGCATCGGCGCCCGTGAGAAGTAGGCCCCCGGTGTGGCCGTCGATGTGCGGAAGCAGGCCGATCGCCGACCTGTCGTTCACCATGATCAGTAATCGGTCGCGCAGTAAGCCCTCGATCCCGGTGCTCCCCATGGGGTCCCCCTCGCGGTCCTCAAGCACGCCGGCATGTCCCGCTGGTCACGAGTGTCGGAGCCGGTCGAAAAGGAGCACAAGACGGTCGTATGCACGCTTAAGCGGTTCTCGGCCAGGCTGTCGGCATGCCTGCACCCAGACAGATGTCACGGAGAGGTGCATACTCGTCGCTTTGCGTGAGAGTTCCCTCCTCTCGAGTCGCTCAACGTGACACCAGCGTCACGCAACTTGCGTCTGGCCTGGGCGCAAGGCATGGCAAGACTGGCAAGATTGGATGTCGCGCGTGAGATCCGGGAGATCGGCGCGCCCCGACTGCTGCCGAGTGAGGGAACGAGAGCCGGATGCCCACCAGCGAACTCTTCCTGCGGGATGTCATCGACATCAAGGAAGACGTCCATGCCGGCGATTTCAAGGTCGAGCTGTCCGGCGGGTTCACCGAAACCGATGCCCGCGTCGCGGAGTACGTGGTCACCGAGCAGCTGCAAGGGGCCTTCCGCAGTGCGCTCGGGCTGGTCGGGGCGGCGGTCAGGTCGGGGAACTCGCATGCCGCCTATCTGCACGGTTCGTTCGGTGCCGGTAAGAGCCACTTCCTGACCGTGCTGCACGCCGTGCTGAACAACAGCGCTGCGGCCCGCTCCAAGCCCCGGCTTCAGGAGGTCATCGCCGAGCACGACGACTGGCTGCGCGACAGCAAGTTCCTCATGGTGCCCTACCACCTCGTGGGCTCCACCGACCTGGACTCGGCCATCCTCGGCGGTTACGTGCATGCCGTGCGCTCCCTCGACGGGAACAAGCCGACCCCCGCCGTCTACCGGGCCGACTCCGCGCTCGCGGACGCCCGCAGGCAGCGGGAGTTCCTCGCCGACGACGCCAAGTTCGTGCAGTGGCTCGGGGACGGGGCCGCCGCGGTGACCCCGGGCGGCGGTGCCGTCGGCGCGGACGGCGATGACGACGACCTCGACATGCTGGACGCGGACGACGCCGCCCCGGCCGCCGGCAGCTGGACCTCCGCCGACCTGGACCGTGCCTTCGACGCGCCCGCCGGGGACCCGTACCGCGAGGCGCTCGTGTCCGCCCTGCTCTCCGGGCCCATGGCGGCGTACGCGCAAGGAGCCCGCGGCGACAAGGACGCCTTCGTACCGCTGGAGAACGGGCTGTCGGTCATCTCCCGGCACGCCAAGTCCCTCGGCTACGACGGCATTGTGCTCTTCCTCGACGAGCTGATCCTCTGGCTCCAGGCGCATATGGGCGAGCAGGACTTCGTGCGCGACCAGGTGCAGCGGCTGGTCAAGCTGATCGAGTCCGGGGACACCGACCGGCCCGTGCCGATCGTGTCGTTCATCTCGCGTCAGCGCGACCTGTCGCAGCTCATCGGCTCCGACGTGGCGGGCGCCGAGGTGCAGAACCTGGAGCAGCAGATCGAGTACCTGGCCGGACGCATCGACGTCGTCAATCTGGAGGACAGCAACCTCGTCGAGATCATCAAGCGCCGTGTGCTGGAACCGAAGCCGGGGATGGAATCGGCCCGCGACGAGGCCTTCACGCTCGTCGAGTCGTCCAAGGACGAGGTCCGGCAGGTGCTGCTCGACGCCCACGGGCGGACCGAGGCCAGCTGGGACGACTTCCGCACCCTGTACCCGCTCTCGCCCGCGCTGCTCAACGTCCTCGTGGACCTCTCCGGAGCGCTCCAGCGCGAACGCACCGGCCTCAAACTCGTCCAGGAACTGCTGCGGCGTCGGCGCGACGACCTGAGGATGGGGGAGCTGATCCCGCTCGGCGATCTGTGGGACGTCATAGCATCGGGCACCGGCGAGGCGTTCACCGCCAAGCTGCGCCGCGAGTCCGAGATCGCGCACCGCTTCCACGCACGCGTACGGGCGCATCTGCTGGAGAAGTACGGGTCCGTCGACGATCCGCGCTACCGGCGGGACGACCGGCTCGTCAAAACGCTGCTGCTCGCCGCGCTCGCCCCCAACGTCCCGGCTCTGGCACGGCTGACCGGTGGACGGCTCGCCGCCCTCAACCACGGCACGATCAGGGCCCGGGTGGGGTCGGCCGGATCGATCGCGGTCAAGGCGCTGCGAGACCTCCAGGCTCAGGGCTTCGGGGAGCTGAGGAGCGAGGGCGACGCCGACCCGGTGTTCCATCTGCACCTGTCCGACCTGGACGTCGAGCCGCTGCTCGAAGAGGTCCAGGGGGTCGCGGACAAGGGCGGACACCGGCGGCAGTGGGTCAAGG comes from the Streptomyces sp. NBC_00443 genome and includes:
- a CDS encoding helix-turn-helix domain-containing protein codes for the protein MLDGVASSEPEVSDGLKSFGAVLKALREEAGLTQEEFAPQVRYSVHAVAKLEQGKRFPSVRFIERAGVVLQAPRVLKAAARHLTRRQGLASWFVQWAGIEEEAISLYAYECRAIPGLLQPEAYARAVFLSSLPPLTDEQLERQVEARLERQRVLSEKQNVAFSFIIEQALLERRTGGDEVTAILIDHLLQRAELRNVQLQIMPMRQDDHAGLDGPMYLAESPENQWFGYFEGQQGSALITGSKDTSALLQRYGKMRSQALSHEATVGLLKQMRGAL
- a CDS encoding DUF397 domain-containing protein, whose product is MSTTELTWFKSSYSGTQGDNCVEVAHCTEAVRVRDSKDKEGGQLALSRTTWSTFIAYAAEDRV
- a CDS encoding ATP-binding protein, whose product is MTAPQTQPAVTVRVFFQRLSATRRGARLARHLATHQLDAWGIPFGSDLSDTAALVVAELASNAVLHARVPGRDFALRLEHRTDALRLEVADARGDRPLTAQPHATGATGATTDQDHGRGLVIVDALSSRWGVADRRGPGKVVWVEIDLLDSAPSIRHGIGTAGGLGRCQ